The sequence CCTAAAGACATTATCATCAGGATTCAGGGGGTCGTATTTGATGGTGATAGTTTTGCCGTCAGGGTAGAGGGACGCTTTGCGTTTGGCTACGCCTTCTGTTGCCATATCTTTAAGGATAAACCGGCCTTGGTAGCTAACGTTTTCAACATTAAAACGATAATTGAAATCGACTTTAAACCTGTCAACCCACCGGCTTCGGGAGGTGCCATCCCCGGTTAGATAGGTTTCAGACTCTCGATAGCTATCAATCCTGTGCGATTCAATCACGGCCTCGGCTTCGGGCCAGGAAGCTATCTCCATATTTCTCTGACAGGTTTTAATAACGGCGATAAAGCAAAAAATAACAACAAAGGTATAAACCAGCTTTTTCACATTCACTCCATGAACGTATACGCGAAGGTGTATGGGAGGGGGGCAGAGGCCGCAAGAATACCGTTTTTTCCGGTTTGGTTAATGCTCCGTCCCCGCGTATATCCATAGGGGTTCGGTGTTGCCGGCGCGCTCAAAGCCGAGGGCTTGATAGAAGGCAATGGCTTCCTCATCGGCGGTCAGCATCTGCTGATGAAAATCGCTATAAACCGATTGCATGGCCATCATCATCTTGCGACCAATGCCCTGACCCTGATAATCCGGATGCACAAGCATATGGGGGTAGTAGACGACCAGATGGCCGTCGGAA comes from Aestuariirhabdus haliotis and encodes:
- a CDS encoding GNAT family N-acetyltransferase; the protein is MDIQIELNGAIEVTEVIELYRANGWSSADKPEQLIAGLRNSHTLVTARVDGTLVGIGNAISDGHLVVYYPHMLVHPDYQGQGIGRKMMMAMQSVYSDFHQQMLTADEEAIAFYQALGFERAGNTEPLWIYAGTEH
- a CDS encoding DUF3592 domain-containing protein; this translates as MKKLVYTFVVIFCFIAVIKTCQRNMEIASWPEAEAVIESHRIDSYRESETYLTGDGTSRSRWVDRFKVDFNYRFNVENVSYQGRFILKDMATEGVAKRKASLYPDGKTITIKYDPLNPDDNVFRD